Genomic segment of Bacteroidota bacterium:
ATGTGATAAAAACGGAAATGATATTACCAACCGGCATTATGATACAGAAGTAAACGAATTGGTGGGTCTCACTGTACAGGCTTGGAAAGATAAGTTTGCTTCCAACGCAAAACTATCGACAGCATCAAAGAATGTAAAGATCATTGATACTGCGTTTTTCATTCCCCAATTAAAAAGAAAAAGAACCATTCGCATATATCTCCCGGAAGGATATTCAGTATCCAAAACCCGTTATCCTGTTTTATACATGCACGATGGACAAAATCTTTTTGACAATACAACTTCATTTGCTGGTGAATGGGGTGTAGATGAATTTATGGATAGCACTCGTTTGAAAAAATGCATTATTATCGGAATAGATAATGGTAGTAATAAGCGTATGAACGAATACAATACTTATACAAACGAGCGGTTCGGAAAAGCAGAGGGGAATGAGTATATAGATTTTATTGTAAAAACTTTAAAACCTTATATCGATAAAAAATACCGGACATTAAAAGATAAGGCGAATACATCTATATCCGGCAGTTCAATGGGAGGGTTGATCTCTTTCATGGCAGTATTAAAATATCCAAATATATTCGGAACAGCAGGAGTTTATTCACCATCCTTCTGGATAGCACCAAAGCTATACGAAGAAGTAAAAACAAAAGGAAAGCTGGTAAACTCAAAGATCTATTTTTTTGCAGGTAAACTGGAAGGTGATAATATGTTTATGGTAACGGATGCGGTAAAAATGTATGAAGCAATGCGTAAAGTTTCAAAATCAAAAATGAGACTGGTAATAAAGGATGACGGAAGACATAATGAAGCTACCTGGCGAAAAGATTTTCCGGAGTTTTATAAATGGATAAACCCCTAAATCCCCTAAAGGGGACTTGCCATTGCACAAGCCTTGCTTTTCAAATTCTCAAAATGATTTTGAATTTTGCTGATAATAGTGAATCTTCAAAAGCCCCCTTTAGGGGGTTGGGGGTTCATACCTGGTAAGTAACTCCTTCCAATGCGAGGTCCGTATTTTCAAAAACCTCTCTTGCTTCTATCTCAAATTCATCGAGCTCTGGGTATTTACTGCTGAAGTGGCCGATCAATAACCTTTTTACTTCTGCTTTTTTTGCGATCGTTGCTGCTTGTTTGGTAGTGGAGTGAAATCTTTCTGTTGCTCTTTCACGCAGGTTATCGAGATAAGTGGTTTCATGATAGATCATATCCGAATATTTAATATGCGGAATGATGGATTCATCATATTTGGTATCGCCACAAAATGAATATTTATCTCCTTTCAGCGCATTAGTTGTCACCAACTCATTCTTAACGATCACTCCATCCTTCCGTAAGTAATCTTCACCATCTCTCAACCTTTCATAAAAAGAAGATGGTATTTCATATTCAATCGCTTTATCAGGATCGAGTTTTCTTGGCTTTCTTTTTTCTTCAAAAACAAATCCATAGCATTCGATACGATGATTGGTACGAAAGCAACTTATTTTTATTTTATTGTCATCCACCAGTACTGCTTCTTCTGTTATGGTATGAAAATGGAGTTTATAAGAAAGATTTGTTTCTGCCACCTTCAATTGCAGCTCGATGATCTCCTGGAGTTGAGATGGGCCAAATACATGCAAATCCTGCTGATGGCTTAAAAGGCTAAAAGTGTTTATCAGGCCAACCAGTCCAAAATAATGGTCGCCATGCAGGTGAGAAATAAAAATATGGGAGATCTTGCCCCGCCTGATCTTATATTTTATCATTTGGATTTGGGTACCCTCACCGCAGTCTACAAGATAATTTGTGCCGTCAAGACTGACTACCTGGCTGGTAGGGTGCCGGTCAAATGCTGGTACTGCTGAATTGTTTCCTAATATGGTTACGGAGATCATGTATTCGTATATCTACTAAAATTAGTCAGCCTATTGCAGCCGCCAAAATTATTATATATGTTTGTTATCCTTAATCCATTAAATACCCTTGTCGGTCTTTTTTAACCGGTATTTTATACTCATCCTCTGTTAAAAACCCATAGAAAAAATCCATACCATGATGCCATAAATTTTAAGCACCTTGTATGAAACTATTTTTTACCGGTTTTTTTTTAATAGGATTTTCTTTTTTCATTTCTGCCCAATCACCATTGCCCTGCATTAATGATTGTGTGTCTTCATCTGCAATAGATAATTGCGCCGGTAGCAGAATTAGCGATTTTAAAAACGGGGCTTTATTTTCTTCACCTTCATCCTGTCCTGATGGTTCATGTGCTGGTTCCGTTTGGCGTTTCCCTGCAATCACTGTAGCCGGCGGAGTAATTAATGCTACTGTTACAATCGATGAACTAATAAATGCCCGCATAGATAAAATTGATGATGATGCAGCAACAGATAATAACGGTGATTCAAAAACTTCTTTATTAGCGCCACGCATCAGCCCGGATATTCCACTGAACGGTGTGGATAGAAAAGGATATGTTCAGTTTACGGTGCGTTTTTTTTCCGCCAATATCGGTGACGGATATTCATTGCTGCTGAACCTTGCAAACCTTTCAGTTTACCAGTACGATGTGGATGGAGATAATGCCGGAAATGTTAATATAGGAAATAATGGAAGTTGGTTCAGAGAAACGGCGGTTTTAAAATCAAAGGATGTGGCCAATCCTTCAATACTACTGGATCAGCAGACTGAACTGAATACAATTGAATTTATGGAAGGCGCAGACAAATGGGTGGGAAGTATGAGTGCCTTGTGTAGTAAAACAGGTTTATCAGGTTGTGCTCAGAATATTTCAGCAGCAAAATTCACAAAACCACAATACAGCATTACTCTTCGTTTAGGTTATGATTATAATGCTGGCGGAAATATCGGTCAGCCATCAACACAGTTCGGGGTTAAGTTCGGATGTTTTAGTATACCCAGCAGTATACAACTGCCAGTAAACATGTATGAGTTTAATGCCAAAAGAAATAACAGCAATGTATTGCTTGATTGGGCTACAACATACGAAAGTCTTAACCAGGGATTCCGGGTTCAGCGGAAAACAAATAATATCGATTTTGAAGATGTGGCCTTTGTTCCCAGCCAGGCACTAGGTGGTAATAGCCAGATAAAACTGACTTACCGGTATAATGAGGTAAATAATTTTAAAGGCGTATCGCAGTATAGGATCATCCAGACAGACATGGAGAATAAGATCCGGGTAAGTGAGACAAGATCGGTAGCAGGTGAATCTTCAAAACACAATCTTGTTATTTACCCTAATCCATCAACTGATGGAGTTGTTAATCTTGTATTTGAAAACTCCCGTTCTCTCAGGGATGCAGTATTAAGTAATATGTTTGGTCAGCAGCTAAAAAAATGGAGCAGCATTTCGTCCAACACAATAGTGCTTGAAAATTTAATACCGGGTGTTTATCACTTCAGTGTTATTAATAGCGATACAGGGGAAATGCAGAATGCCAAATTTGTGGTAAACAAGTAGCCTGATGTAATTATAAACCATCGTTATCAAGAAATTCCCTTTCTATTTCTTCCATCTGCACAATGTCCCATGCTTCCGATTCTGTAGGAGTACTGTTAATTAATTCCAAAAGGTTTTTGCCATCCAGGAGCTCTTCCACTTCTTTCCCGATTTCGCAAATTACAAATGAAGCATTTTGATCGTAAAACTTTTGTTGTAGTTGTACCAGCAATTCCCCAGCTTGTACATCAGTTTCCTGCACTTCTTTGAGTGACAGAATAATGTTTTTATTGGAGGTATTAAGAATACTGGCTAGGTCTTTGGACAATTGTTCTGCCATAACAGCAGAAAGGATAGGCCCGGCAACCGTGATGACATGAAATTTATCTTTGGTATCTATTTTGAAGTTCATACAACTAAGTTTATCAACAATCCGTTTATAATTATGAAGAACGGGGAACCAAATTTATTCGTTAATATTGTACAACAAGCAATTATCTCAATTATGGATAATAATTTTTCTGCACAGGTTAAGGAAATTATTTCTTTCAGCAGGGAAGAGGCTTTAAGACTGGGAAATGATTTCATCGGTACTGAGCATTTATTGCTCGGCCTAATCCGCGAAGGTGATAATACCGCCATCCGCATCCTGAAAACTTTTAATGTTGATTTGTATGAACTTCGAAAGGAAATTGAATTAGCAGTAAAAGATAAAACAGGAAAGAACATCGCAAACATCAATAGTCTTCCACTTACCAAGCAGGCTGAAAAGGTAATAAGGGTGACAGTGCTCGAAGCAAAAGCATTGAAAAGTGCAACTGTGGAAACTGAGCACCTGATGTTGTCGATCTTAAAGAACAAAGAAAATATTGCAACTCAAATTTTAAATCAATACGACGTGGACTATGATTTATTCCGCCAGGAACTCGGCATTGTAAAATCAAGCGATCCCCGTGCTGAGTTTACTGATGAAAACGATGATGATTTTGATGAAGAGAAAAAATATTCTCAGCAAAAGGGTGGCGCTGGTAAACAACAAGGTGCTGTTAAAAGCAAAACCCCTGTATTAGATAATTTTGGCCGGGATATTACAAAGCTTGCCGAAATAGGAACTTTGGATCCGATCGTTGGCCGTGATTCGGAAATTGAGAGGGTATCGCAGATATTAAGCAGGAGAAAAAAGAACAACCCGATTCTTATTGGTGAACCAGGTGTGGGTAAAACAGCAATTGTGGAAGGCCTGGCATTACGAATTGTTCAACGTAAAGTATCCCGTGTTTTATTTGATAAACGTGTTATCTCTCTTGACCTGGCTGCATTGGTAGCTGGTACAAAATACCGCGGTCAGTTTGAAGAAAGAATGAAAGCTATCATGGGTGAATTGGAAAAAAACCGTGATGTGATCTTGTTCATCGATGAATTACATACCATTGTAGGTGCCGGCGGCGCCAGTGGTTCATTAGATGCAAGCAATATTTTTAAACCAGCGTTGGCCCGTGGCGAGCTGCAATGTATTGGGGCTTCTACTTTAGATGAGTACAGGATGTATATTGAAAAAGATGGTGCATTAGACCGCCGTTTTCAAAAAGTAATTGTTGATCCGCCATCTGTAGACGATACCATCCAGATATTGAATAATATCAAATCCAAATACGAGGATTATC
This window contains:
- a CDS encoding alpha/beta hydrolase → MVKKILFILFSVQSLFVSAQYTLQLSTFMLPENHPSNEDIYLAGTFNSWNPKDEKFKLQKSSTGSYSISVSVKEKTGQYKLTRGGWDKVECDKNGNDITNRHYDTEVNELVGLTVQAWKDKFASNAKLSTASKNVKIIDTAFFIPQLKRKRTIRIYLPEGYSVSKTRYPVLYMHDGQNLFDNTTSFAGEWGVDEFMDSTRLKKCIIIGIDNGSNKRMNEYNTYTNERFGKAEGNEYIDFIVKTLKPYIDKKYRTLKDKANTSISGSSMGGLISFMAVLKYPNIFGTAGVYSPSFWIAPKLYEEVKTKGKLVNSKIYFFAGKLEGDNMFMVTDAVKMYEAMRKVSKSKMRLVIKDDGRHNEATWRKDFPEFYKWINP
- a CDS encoding ribonuclease Z, which encodes MISVTILGNNSAVPAFDRHPTSQVVSLDGTNYLVDCGEGTQIQMIKYKIRRGKISHIFISHLHGDHYFGLVGLINTFSLLSHQQDLHVFGPSQLQEIIELQLKVAETNLSYKLHFHTITEEAVLVDDNKIKISCFRTNHRIECYGFVFEEKRKPRKLDPDKAIEYEIPSSFYERLRDGEDYLRKDGVIVKNELVTTNALKGDKYSFCGDTKYDESIIPHIKYSDMIYHETTYLDNLRERATERFHSTTKQAATIAKKAEVKRLLIGHFSSKYPELDEFEIEAREVFENTDLALEGVTYQV
- a CDS encoding T9SS type A sorting domain-containing protein, which codes for MKLFFTGFFLIGFSFFISAQSPLPCINDCVSSSAIDNCAGSRISDFKNGALFSSPSSCPDGSCAGSVWRFPAITVAGGVINATVTIDELINARIDKIDDDAATDNNGDSKTSLLAPRISPDIPLNGVDRKGYVQFTVRFFSANIGDGYSLLLNLANLSVYQYDVDGDNAGNVNIGNNGSWFRETAVLKSKDVANPSILLDQQTELNTIEFMEGADKWVGSMSALCSKTGLSGCAQNISAAKFTKPQYSITLRLGYDYNAGGNIGQPSTQFGVKFGCFSIPSSIQLPVNMYEFNAKRNNSNVLLDWATTYESLNQGFRVQRKTNNIDFEDVAFVPSQALGGNSQIKLTYRYNEVNNFKGVSQYRIIQTDMENKIRVSETRSVAGESSKHNLVIYPNPSTDGVVNLVFENSRSLRDAVLSNMFGQQLKKWSSISSNTIVLENLIPGVYHFSVINSDTGEMQNAKFVVNK
- a CDS encoding STAS domain-containing protein yields the protein MNFKIDTKDKFHVITVAGPILSAVMAEQLSKDLASILNTSNKNIILSLKEVQETDVQAGELLVQLQQKFYDQNASFVICEIGKEVEELLDGKNLLELINSTPTESEAWDIVQMEEIEREFLDNDGL